CGCCTCAACCGCGTGCACGGGCCCACGGAGCTGTTGCCCGCGGACATCGCGACGATCCTGCGGGTGTACGGGCCGCGCATCGATACCGGGGTGCAGATCCGCGGTTACGGTGACGGCGGGGTCGGCGTCGTCGTCCCCTGACCCCTGAGCCAATCGCGCGAGATGTCATCTTCTCCGCGAGATGTCATCTCTTCGGTGAGACTTCAAGTTGTCCGCGAGATGTCACCTCTTCGGTCGCATGTCGTCCCCGGGACCCCAGCCACAGCTCAACGCCCGCAGCTCACGCCCGCGGCTCCTGGACGAGGATGACGGCGCCCGGTTCCGGCCGTTTGGGCTGCCGCGCGTCGCCGGAGGAGCGGCCACGCAGCCGGCGCACCGCCCACGGGCCGGCGTACTGCCGTACCCAGCCGAGGTCGCCGCGCCATCGCGCCGCGCGGGCCACCGGCGGCAGGGGCGTGAGCGGGTCCTCCCAGGACGGGTCGTCCGCGCCGAGGCCCAGGGCAACCAGGGCGGCTTGCGTCACCCGCTCGTGCCCGCCGGTGGTGAGATGGATCCGGTCCGGTGCCCACATGCGCCAGTCCTGCAGGGCGCGCAGGCCCCACACGTCGACCACGTGAGCGCCGTGCCGCCGGGCGACCGACCACACGTGCGCGTTGAACACCGCCACCCGGCTGCGGGTGGTCCGCAGCGGGGTAGCGCGCGTGTCCATCCCGGTGGCGAGCAGCACGTCGCAGCCGGCCGCGCGGACCTGCCGCACCGCCCGCTCGAGCAGGGCGGCGAGCGCGTCGGGGTCTGCGCCCGGGCGGAGCAGGTCGTTGCCGCCCCCGACCAGGCTGATGAGGTCCGGCGCGTGAGCCAGCGCGGCCGGTAGCTGCTCCTCGACGATCTCGCCGAGAAGCCTGCCGCGCACGGCCAGGTTGGCGTACTCGACCGGCCCGGCGCCGGCGGCCGCGCGGCGCTCGGCGAGCCGCTGGGCGAGGAGGTCTGCCCAGCCGCGCGGGCTCTGGCCGACCGGGTCGACGTCCCACAGTCCCTCGGTCATCGAGTCGCCGAGCGCGACGTAGCGCCGCCACGGCGGCACCGCGAGGGTGCCGGGAGGCTGGGGCCTGCTGGTCGGTACCGGGGCGGCGCCGGCGGCGCCCGCCGGTGGTGCGGGTGTTGCCACCGGTGCCTCGGCGCCCGGGCTCGGGGCGGCGGGAGATGTCATCCACCGATCATCCAACGGATGGCCAGGCCCGCACGCGATGACATCTCGCCGAGAACCCGGCCCGCACGCGATGACATCTCACGGAGAAGATGACATCTCACGGAAAAGTTGACATCTCACGGGGGAGCGTGGGAGGGGGGCTAGAGGGCGCCCGCGTCCTCGAGGGCGGCGACGGCGAGCACCACGTTCGCGCTGGACCAGCTCAGCGGGGCGACGGCGGCCGGTGCACCGTTGGCGAGCACCTTCTCCGGGATGGCCCCGGAGCCGGTGCGGTGCGCGCTCACCCAGTCCAGCCACGCTGCGGCCAGCTCATGGTGGCCGCTGCTGGCGGCGACCAGCGCGTACAGGGTGGTCTCCGGCGTCCAGGAGATCCCGTCCCGCTTCCACCCGGCACCGGGCGCCACCCCGCCCGCCGGACGCGCCATCTCGTCGACCGACGCCAGCCACGCCTCCTCCGCCCCGGGCAGGGGCGTGGTGAACGGCGGCAGTAGCATCGCCGTCGCCGCGTCCCGCCCGTTGCCACCCAGGAGCGTGGTCATGGGACCGGCGTCGCCGGCGTACCGGGTGTACCCGTCGGGCCGGAACGTCTCCTCGACGGCGGTGCGCAGCTGGGCGGCCCGCTCGGCGGCCGCGGCGGCCCGGCGGGGCTCACCGGCGTCGTCGTACAGCGT
This window of the Georgenia yuyongxinii genome carries:
- a CDS encoding SGNH/GDSL hydrolase family protein codes for the protein MTSPAAPSPGAEAPVATPAPPAGAAGAAPVPTSRPQPPGTLAVPPWRRYVALGDSMTEGLWDVDPVGQSPRGWADLLAQRLAERRAAAGAGPVEYANLAVRGRLLGEIVEEQLPAALAHAPDLISLVGGGNDLLRPGADPDALAALLERAVRQVRAAGCDVLLATGMDTRATPLRTTRSRVAVFNAHVWSVARRHGAHVVDVWGLRALQDWRMWAPDRIHLTTGGHERVTQAALVALGLGADDPSWEDPLTPLPPVARAARWRGDLGWVRQYAGPWAVRRLRGRSSGDARQPKRPEPGAVILVQEPRA